The window gaatatctaatttaacTTGAGGCAATCGCGTGAATCATCTCCATCATATTTGGGCAACCATTCAGCCTGTGAAGCCTCACTCACGAACTTTTGCTcatttctaattagaattttgaAAAATAAACCTTCTCACTTcctcaaacatttctttaaacgTTCTATTTGCTTTCTCTGTTTCTTCAACCATTTCTTTAATTCTCTCCTTTCTCCACCTGTCTCCTTTTCCTCAACCTTCTCTGCTAACCTCTCATTTCTTCCTAACCAAACCATCAAACATTTAGTGGCCTGCAGCCTTATCAAAACCATCCCCCATAACACTTCGTTGTCTCTTCATACACCCCCTCAAACCTTCACCCCTCCTTTTCCTTTCTTCTATTTCTCCAGCATCtcttaggaaacacacacacacacacacacacacacacacacacacacacacacacacacacacacacacacacacacacacacacacacacacacacacccgagcCTTCTGACCCACACTTACACACCACAGGATGTTAGTCTTATTCATACATGTACAGAATAAAGAACAAGAcaacacagaacaaaacagaaacatagaacatagactatctagaatctgcaggtttcacacagaacaaactaGGCTCAAAGCCTCAGTCACACACATTATCATGCTTTCGGACCTTCCATCCATTCAGAGATCTCGGCACATTCAGGCTTCAGAACTTCGGCCCAAAACttctctcatacacacacacacacacagaaacggacctgcaggctttcactcacacacattcagaacTTGGACACAACCCCCCCAGATCAGACCAGATCCGGTTAGGCCCAAAAACCTTTACTCATACACAGACAGAGCAAAGCAacaggttcgaggacctggcagtctggatctgtacggaggtctcattctaagggtatgtgtggagcgacaagatggtgtcttatgtgtttatgaatctccaaatcaaagcttagcgcaaagacatcaccttcactcccatcagaactaatcatttctccagatttgctggttctgaacaacattccacactacaccattctcagtcacaattcaccttagttacaccatacatttagtgtttaaagttagtctagttttaatttgtttagtaataaatctttaaacttttaaaacttgactctctcttctgttgtctctcagtcaatacaaagtgttacataatccctgtaataaaaagttccaatctaatCTAGTTAAAAgtaccaaagatccataagattgatttaatattttctatggaatctcatgtctcatggttcattaaataacatgtaaattaaccctttacagcaCCGTGAGTTAAATCTATGTGTGGGGGGATGAAAAGGGGAGCCATCCGGCTATTAAAAGTGTTCTATGTCTGCTACCCGTCgactcttctttgctgcttcacacacaccccGCTAGAGGGTGGCGCAGACCGCTACAATAATATCCGTGTTAATGTTACCTGATAAAGTATAAACTTTAGTGTGAAACAATGTTAATGACATACTGTTAGAATGCAAATATAATACTTACGTAGCTAAGTTGTCGACACCTTTTCCCATTGAACAATACATAAAGATAGTGCAAACACTGTATTGAATAGTAAATATCCAAGTTGTCTTCAGACAGTTTACAAAATAGTGCAAAAtttgacaataaataataacaaatcaataattaaataaataagagTTATTAAACTGTAAACACTGATACACTCTTGTAAAATGTAGAAATGAGGCTGACACGAACACGTCTGAAATGCAACTTGTATAACCCACATactagtagggatgcaccgatggatcggcatgtgatcgtaatcggccgatagcgcccctatcggttttgatcggaattttcaaaatagatcaaagcaaaccgatcaggtagggttgtcacggtaaccagtgtagcgctaaaccccgataaaaaaaaaagttgacaataataaccgtcttgtttttaaaaaactatattatcttggtgggtttaccgtggctgcggtgtaggcgcggtgacccttaccagccaccgtatcatctgctgaagttgccggcggcacatacacgctttgtttacaacaaaactttcttgaagctaaagctgaaataatggtcaaaggaggagacggcagcgctcaggaggacatttattatccttcaaagaagacaaagtcggaagtacgggcatattttagatatttgaagaatgccgaggaagtttatagaagacgggcggctatcctgtttgcagcacgagcagaaaaagtgtctgtgaaaggcagcaacgcttcaaatctcatgacacatctgcgtgaccatcacccacaactctacagtcaacgcaaggcaagctaacgttagcgttttagctaaaatacgTGATcctaggatttgggttgagggacaatgcaacgagtcgctatataaagcagccgcagcgccgctacctgcatataaaccatgtcgcggacacccccatgcggatatgacgctatgcattacggggctcccaggggcagataagagttggtctctcttcgagaataattatgaatttaacaatgattactgcctgatgacattttcccacatctgcaaagctcactggaaggacacaaaccgaggacaatattttcctgaaatacggattgctcaagtaagggtaaaaaaaaaagtatctgattagaaggctacttgagtacagagtatcatctgatctaatatttttaaatgatgacatcaaacagacataaaatacgaagttatgggcaaatattggtattttaaagactaaaggggaaaaatgtaaacaaataaacaacataattacaaaataacacattttaggcaaaatttagacacaaactgaggacaatatttcctgatatacagtgtttatttaattgtgtgaaaatgtagcacgtttaaaaaaaaacacgataataccaaaaaccgtggtaattttggtcacaataaccgtgaggttaaattttcacaccgtgacaaccctaatacagaccattttagattaggttacatttcctttattcccagattatgtagtttgtagcactcattatgatgttgtagaaaatttctggccaatccacgtgatcggtatcggtgatcggtatcggtgatcagcattctttgatatcggtatcggtgatcggcagcaaaaaacctgatcggtgcatccctacataCTAGTGTGATTTGGTAGCTTTTAAGAGAGAACAGGGCTCACACTTTAAGATTTCTGGTCAAGAAGACCagcatattcaattcaattaaaagatactttattaatcccagagggaaattagagtttcagtacacacaattcagagatcagacatacatgggcaagacatatgacaagaattggtgactgtggtcattcgcaaccctgagtcgcgctaccttaatagagataagagggtaacatgaggaattgattcgggaggagggggaaaaaggcacttcacagctactctcccacaaggagggcagctttgctctgcaaaaaaacacctcagacagataagcaacagacttcagacaacacaacataatgggtcttttccaccgaccaaactggcatggaatgggaaggatcgggtcgctaaatattttgtttcgaTTGTTGAACCAGTCCAGGAAACCTACCCGAACCGGGCCAGTAGCGGGCCAGAGCGGGACCCCTTCTGTTGTGGGTCCAGAGATTTTTGGTCTGGGCGGAGCCACAGCGTTAAAGGTCCAGAGTCCTCTGATTGGGGGAGAAATTACGTAACTACCCGCGACAATCCCAGTGGATGGAAAGATGTGAGTTGAGTTCCAGAGTTTTTTTGTTTGGCTGTACTCCTTGTGCGCGAAAATGTCTGCAAGTAATAGCTTTTGGTCCAATGCGGAGCTTCAAACGTTCCTCACCATCATCGGAGATAGCAACATTCAGGCCGAGCTGGATGGGATGATAAGAAATGAGAAAGTCTTCAAAGAAGTTTCTCAGCGCATGGCAGCTGAAGGATTCCAGCGCACCTCCGAACAGTGTCGTGcgaagctgaaaaaaataaaagcccacAACAGAACAGTTAAGGACAGCAACGGCCGTAGTGGGAATGGGCGAAGTACATGGAAGTGGTACGATGTGGTGGACGCTATTTATGGACACAGACCGTCAAACCTAGGCAGCGAAGGAGGCCTGGACTCGGCGACCAGTATCCTGGAGTCACTCATAAACCCTGTTGGTAAGCATTTCGTTTGTTGTCTTTTTAGCTCTGCAGGCCATTCATTGCAGCACCAAAAACTCTGAATAATAGCAGCAGCTATTTAAGAAATGCTCAGCAAGTAAAGGATTTATCCCCTCGTGTTAACCAGCCTTAGCATCCCCTCGTGTTTATGTTAACCTTCATTTAGCATTCCCTCGTGTTTTTTAACACGCTGTTCGTGATATAAGCTTCATGTTTAGCATGTCCTTGTTGAGTACATGAGGCTGGAGCGGAGTTTGCCTTTCTTGTTAGCGTCTCATTGTTTAAAACATGGCAAAATCAGTTAGCCTTTCACGTTAGCATCTCAGTGTTTTTAGCATCTCCATTGTTTTATACAGCTGAGCACCCACAGTGAGGAGCAGCGAGCTGATCTAATATTATAAAGATCCCAAAAGTCATGCCAGCAGTGTTTTTAGCCTAGAGTGGACTTTTAACAAGTATATATTTTTTGAATGAATAAGACTATAACATTAAATTGCAGTTAATCTATACGTCACTGGCAaattactgccatctagtggacatGTTCCAAATGACAAAATGGCCTTAACTCAAAGTAGTTTTATTAAGTTTACTATATGCCTATATGCTCTTTTACTGTAAAATATTGTGCTTTTCTTACTGATTTATTTGGTGATCTTTTCTTACTGACTAATTTTTTGATCTGTGTTTTTCAGACACATCTGAAGCGGAAAACACTCCCTCTTCAGAGGAACCATCCACTTTCTCAAGTAGCACTCCAggaccttctgtgccaccatcacctctgtccataacttctgtgccaccatcacctcggCCAGTTccttcaccaccaccatcacctctgtccactaccactcgagaggaacatctaccatgtcgtcgacgcacaggtagtgtctgaccattctaaaaattgctttgtgcataaacaaaactgacaagttcacaggacaactgacattttgttatccatataaacacaaatgtaattgtcaatgttgttgtttccaGGTGACCGAAGACAGGGACTGGAAGCACGGACTCAGGTGATATTTGATGAGTTGCAGATCACAGATGGCAGGCAGATGGACAGAATGGAAGGCATAAGCCGGGAGCAGGTTAACTGGATGCAACAAGACACAGCAGCAGCAAGGCAACATGAATTACAGATCGCAGAGCGATATTTTGAACATTTGGGTGCCCTAAATGCTGTTCTTGGACTGGTCGCACAAAGAATGGGCAGCTCCTCTGACTTCCTGCCACCACCCAGGCAGTAAGGAGCTGTGTATTTGTCCCGTAATCTTTTTATCCCACGTTTGTCCTTTTTATCAATAaattttcaaagaaaaacaaggtATGCATGAATTGTCTTAAACAATTTTGCTCGCAAATTTAAATTTACATAATAAATGTAGATTACATTACAGCCCACCTTAAATACATGTTAAAATGGAAAGGTGCAACAGTTTGTTAACAGTAAAATAGTGTACTTTATTAagttctgaaaataaaacaaacatttcagttcaAACTACAGGCTTCCAACAGTTAAAAGTGTCAAAACAATAGACAAAGTAAatggaaagaaaaacacaaattgaGGTCAGCGGTTGGTCAGAGCTTCACGCACATCACTGCCCTCCTCTGCAACTTCCTGCATATTTGCAACCACTGGTTCATCAGCAGGTGCGTCACATTCTACATATTCCTCCCCATGGCTCTCACAGATATTGTGAAGCACACAACAGGTCAGCACCATGTATTTAAGAAACTCTACATCACTGTCGTTTCTCTTCAGAAGACATCGCCACCTACCCTTTAGCCTCCCAAATGCATTTTAAACCACAACTCTGGCTCTGGACGTTTTCCTGCTGTACGCCTGTTGTTCAGCAGTGAGACGACCGTTGTCTGAAAATGGTTTTAGGAGTCAGTTCTGTAGAGGataggcagagtccccgagcacaTAAAAGCCTACATTTACTCCCTCAATGTTCTTGGTACTAGTTGGGTGCAGTTGTCCATGAGCAACCAAGTCCCAAAATGTGGACAATCGCAGCACACGGGCAACATGTAAGCTACCTGGCTGACCTGCATTAACATTCCAGAACATGCCTCTGCCATCCACAATGCCCTGGAGGATTATGGAATGCCAACCTTTCCTATTGAAGTAGTCTGTGTGGAATCCCTGTTGTGTGATTATTGGGACATGGGAACCATCAATGTCACCCACACACTGAGGAACACCCCACCTGGTCTCAAAATAGTCAGCCACTTcctgtagcttttgcagagttGGAAAAGCAATAACCTCGGCAAGCAAGATTTTACAGACAGCCTTACAGAAGTCCTGCACACAGCGGCACACAGAGGTCCTGCTGACACCAAAAAGAAGCCTGATGCTCCTGTATTCACTGTTGGTTGCAAGCTTCCACAGTGCAATTGCAACTCTTTTCCTGAGTGGCACGCAGGCTCTGAAGttggtgttcctcttctgcatggcTGGACGGAGCTTGGAACAAAGATATGAAAAGGTCTCTTCTGACATTCTGAAATGAGCTATCCAATCTGACGGAGTGAAGTTTGGCATGGTCAGATCCCAGAAGGCGCTGGCACGGCTGAAGGCCCACACAGTTGGTTGCCGTCGCTGATTCAAAAGAGCCaactaaaaaaaaatttaaacagtcataacacagtaaaagtaaaaacaatAGTGCTGTGAAAAAGATTGAAACAGTATGGTTATAGACAAAAAGTTCACATGCATAGAATTTGTTTAAGGTTAAAATAACAGCTGTTCTTTATGGAGCTACCAGTGACTGGCTATGTTTTGTTCACTTTATTAAATGCACAAATGTGGTATTGCTTGTAATTACCtatataattaattataataatttcaATATAGCTGCACAACTTATCTATGACACGCCCAGGAAGTAAAGAGTGAAGGATTCAGGCCCTCGTGTTGACTAGCATCACAATGTGTTggcctttcatgtttagcatgtctTAAAAACGATCAATATACaaccaaaccatttgattttggtgctttttttaatCTTTCTTTTTTGATAGTTGCCCTAGACACCCCCTCAGAGATTATAACGACATGTATTACAGCATTAGAAGTTACTTACCACCTGGCGCCTCCGTCTTTGTCTCAACAGTAGAAAGTTATGCCTCGTGTCCGATATTGATTTCAGAAAGCGTTGTCGCCTTTCAGCTGCCCTCCTCCTCCATGTGCACAGCATAGCTCTAAACGCTATCGTGATGTGGGTGTAAAGAATTTACCAAACACCAAGAACAGAAAGAACGCGCTGCTGACTGGActccattgttgttgtgttttggcgCGTTCTCGTCGCGCTGTGTGACGTTAAGGCACCTGACCGTTCCAGACCAGGCAATGGAAGAGAGCTTATAGCCACACCAATAGGGAGGcggatggaggggggggggggggggggggggggggctgggatcctgtttccccagcgagagcagccatgtatggcgctcagccactgtagccacaggtgggagggagatcccgggagaagcgcagagcacattgactcctgcaggttgatgacctcgccaggcggaagtccaccaatccgaaggcggggggagtAGGggggtttcacagcatctgtctgcattccttcgtgggggtttgttgttagcatctcgaggctgctctggcgtcagattcggataacaagactttgtttgggtcaggctgagataattttcctctctgctttcagtctttaaactgatcattccagtccttcagtgaagccaatttaggtttttaaacttgtccataccgtccggtgaccctctccgagatgacatccattttgcgcactaataccggtatcgcagctagaacattgtccagcttacgattcacctcgagtaacgtcccagtctttgAGGTCTCCACACAgatggtgctttccgtgggtgcgggtccccctccaatcgctcccgtcttcccaaatttccagaaaaccagatatactcccactccaatcagaagaaatccagtgatcatcaggccaaatatccacacgtcttcgacgtcctcaatggacagctgggagaggcatacgatcttccactccttccaggaatccaacatataccccgctgggtgtgtcccctgtgggcatgtgggagccacCAGCTCCgtcctcattgttgaaaaaatcttatcaatcgcgctgaatgaccagtttatcaaatccatagttaaaaatagagtttttcaga is drawn from Nothobranchius furzeri strain GRZ-AD chromosome 4, NfurGRZ-RIMD1, whole genome shotgun sequence and contains these coding sequences:
- the LOC139069721 gene encoding myb/SANT-like DNA-binding domain-containing protein 7 — protein: MSASNSFWSNAELQTFLTIIGDSNIQAELDGMIRNEKVFKEVSQRMAAEGFQRTSEQCRAKLKKIKAHNRTVKDSNGRSGNGRSTWKWYDVVDAIYGHRPSNLGSEGGLDSATSILESLINPVDTSEAENTPSSEEPSTFSSSTPGPSVPPSPLSITSVPPSPRPVPSPPPSPLSTTTREEHLPCRRRTGDRRQGLEARTQVIFDELQITDGRQMDRMEGISREQVNWMQQDTAAARQHELQIAERYFEHLGALNAVLGLVAQRMGSSSDFLPPPRQ